One window from the genome of uncultured Umboniibacter sp. encodes:
- a CDS encoding D-2-hydroxyacid dehydrogenase, which yields MRIVILDAESMHPSDLDLSSWCPAGAELIQFDNTAPKDVAARLANADVAILNKVVIGPAELVLATQLRLIAVTATGTNNIDFSATKAAGVTVINAVNYGTQSVVQHALSLIFALSGNLLSYAHEVADDRWADSDHFCSLAYPISELTEKTLGIIGYGVLGQELARQARLLGMRVIVAQSVREGAVTAPDRVSLNQLLQQADVVSLHCPLTNDTRGLIGLAELKMMKSDALLINCARGGIVCETALVEMLNSGHLGGIGFDVLAVEPPAKNHPLINTSHPNVVITPHVAWGSRNARQTLVDQIGEDLAAFITGQPLKREVRG from the coding sequence ATGCGAATCGTGATTCTTGATGCGGAGTCAATGCACCCGAGCGACCTAGATCTATCATCTTGGTGCCCCGCGGGAGCTGAGCTAATTCAGTTTGACAATACTGCTCCGAAAGACGTGGCCGCTAGGCTAGCGAATGCCGACGTAGCCATTTTGAATAAAGTGGTTATTGGGCCGGCAGAATTAGTATTAGCTACTCAACTTAGACTCATTGCGGTGACCGCAACGGGAACGAATAATATCGATTTTTCTGCTACGAAAGCTGCTGGAGTAACGGTTATTAACGCGGTTAATTACGGCACTCAGTCAGTGGTTCAGCATGCATTAAGTCTCATCTTCGCGCTATCCGGTAATTTACTGTCGTACGCACACGAAGTTGCCGACGATCGTTGGGCTGATAGTGATCATTTCTGCTCGTTAGCATACCCCATTAGTGAACTCACAGAAAAGACATTGGGCATTATTGGTTACGGTGTTCTTGGGCAGGAGCTGGCTCGCCAGGCTAGACTTCTGGGCATGCGGGTTATCGTGGCACAAAGTGTCCGTGAAGGGGCGGTGACAGCGCCGGATCGAGTTTCGTTGAATCAGTTACTCCAACAGGCTGATGTGGTTAGCCTACATTGCCCGTTAACTAACGATACCCGAGGATTGATTGGCTTAGCTGAACTCAAAATGATGAAGTCAGATGCATTGCTAATTAACTGCGCCCGCGGGGGTATTGTCTGTGAGACGGCTTTGGTAGAGATGCTGAATAGTGGTCATCTTGGCGGTATTGGTTTCGATGTACTTGCGGTTGAGCCACCGGCAAAAAATCACCCTTTAATTAATACTTCACACCCAAATGTCGTTATCACTCCGCACGTTGCCTGGGGCTCGCGTAATGCCCGTCAGACGTTAGTAGACCAAATAGGTGAAGACCTAGCGGCCTTTATTACTGGACAGCCACTTAAAAGAGAGGTGAGAGGATGA
- the mpl gene encoding UDP-N-acetylmuramate:L-alanyl-gamma-D-glutamyl-meso-diaminopimelate ligase yields the protein MHIHILGICGTFMGSLAILAKELGYRVSGCDQNVYPPMSTQLEDAGIELIQGYDVSQIALQPDIFVIGNAMSRGNPLVEEILERGLRYTSGPQFLHEHVLPERWVIAVSGTHGKTTTATMVASILEFAEMSPGFLIGGVPLGFERSARLGESPFFVVEADEYDSAFFDKRSKFVHYQPRTLIINNLEFDHADIFADLAAIQRQFHHVIRLVPRSGQVIYPAKSKAIAEVIDQGCWSEQAQLESNDGWASKLINADGSHFSVFLHDEKVGEVQWDSTGNHSVSNGLAAIAAARHVGVAPAIACEALSQFAGVKRRMECLWNTPDLKVYDDFAHHPTAIETTLNGLREKVGEERILAVIEPRSNTMKSGVHNPLLGSSATAADAVLWFDEDGQAGLASVIQSNGQTVVTEFPVLKAKILAEIANYQHIVVMSNGGFGGLHKAIIAHLKE from the coding sequence ATGCACATACACATTTTGGGGATTTGCGGCACGTTCATGGGCAGCTTGGCGATTTTGGCCAAGGAACTCGGTTATCGAGTGAGTGGCTGTGACCAAAATGTCTATCCGCCGATGAGCACTCAACTTGAGGATGCCGGTATTGAGCTTATTCAGGGGTACGATGTATCTCAGATAGCGCTCCAGCCGGATATATTCGTCATTGGCAACGCTATGAGCCGAGGTAACCCTTTAGTAGAAGAGATTCTAGAACGTGGTTTGCGCTATACCTCAGGGCCGCAATTTTTGCATGAGCACGTATTACCGGAACGTTGGGTCATAGCGGTCTCCGGGACGCATGGTAAGACCACTACCGCCACCATGGTTGCCAGCATTCTTGAATTCGCCGAAATGTCTCCCGGCTTCCTAATTGGCGGAGTTCCTTTAGGCTTCGAGCGCTCGGCACGACTCGGCGAGTCACCATTTTTCGTCGTCGAAGCCGATGAATATGATTCGGCCTTCTTCGACAAACGCAGTAAATTCGTCCATTACCAGCCCAGAACACTCATCATTAATAATTTGGAATTCGACCATGCCGATATCTTCGCAGATTTAGCAGCGATCCAGCGGCAGTTTCACCATGTGATTCGCTTAGTACCTCGTTCGGGTCAAGTGATTTACCCTGCGAAGAGTAAAGCTATTGCTGAGGTAATAGACCAAGGATGCTGGTCAGAGCAGGCGCAGCTAGAGAGTAATGATGGCTGGGCTAGCAAGCTTATCAATGCTGACGGATCTCACTTTTCCGTATTCCTTCACGATGAGAAGGTGGGTGAAGTGCAGTGGGACTCAACGGGCAATCATTCCGTTAGCAACGGCTTGGCCGCAATCGCGGCGGCGCGTCACGTTGGCGTGGCTCCCGCCATCGCCTGTGAAGCGTTGAGTCAGTTTGCTGGAGTTAAGCGGCGCATGGAATGCCTTTGGAACACGCCTGACCTCAAAGTTTATGACGACTTTGCCCATCATCCAACCGCCATTGAAACAACGCTAAACGGGTTGCGTGAAAAGGTGGGTGAGGAAAGGATTTTAGCGGTGATTGAGCCGCGTTCGAACACGATGAAGTCGGGAGTGCATAACCCACTACTAGGGTCATCCGCAACAGCGGCCGATGCCGTTTTATGGTTTGATGAGGATGGTCAAGCGGGGCTTGCTTCGGTGATCCAATCAAACGGACAAACAGTAGTAACCGAGTTTCCCGTTCTAAAAGCAAAAATATTGGCCGAAATTGCCAATTATCAACATATTGTAGTGATGAGTAACGGCGGCTTTGGCGGTCTGCATAAAGCAATTATCGCCCACCTCAAGGAGTGA
- a CDS encoding MMPL family transporter: MIDDAFAVHTAPKFFTRWMSLRLLIISLFVGLLGAAIWQIPNARLDASSDSLTLETDPGLALYRSVSTRYRSGDFFVLAFRAHDGDALSNASLNTLEALQEDLAQIDGVESVMSVLNVPLLQSPPVGLESLSSDARTLLNAEVDIEMARAEFHESPVYRDTLLSEDNATTALLISLPVDTDYYALVDQRNELLGEPESANADGALEIAQAQLLAYRSQQQDITKERLAQLRSVVAKYERNADIFIGGVPMIASDMLDFIRRDIQVFGLASLALMIAALALFFRNWRWVAIPLTMSASVVILMSGWLATIDWRLSVISSNFASLLLIISLAIGIHLSVRFRELRALSDAPLNDVLWSSLQSMWKPCFYSVLTTLVAFLSLVVSGIRPVIDFGQIMAMGITLSLILTFALFPLLVALTRPTAEAERTSLTSKVLASWGQLSLNRGKQIFAVSLLLLVGASYGVTQVKVENRFIDYFAKDTEIYQGMALIDRELGGTTPLEIVVSAPDLSESENLGSAESFDGFDDGFGSDPQAETASSSEKGFAGGFDDEFGGGFDDEFGGGFDDEFGGGSDDEFGGGFDDEFGGGFDDEFGGDATTASWWFSTSGVNELRKLHEYIDGLEASGKVMSLVTTIDVAEGLNKGPLDDFTLAFLQTVMPEDIAAQVVRPYWHEATDEARIEVRVVDSTPGLSRQAYVEDIVAFANQKAGLAGRVEATGMLVLYNNMVQSLFSSQIETLGAVFVGIFLMFWLLFRRLGLALVAIIPNLLAAVCIVGFMGVAGLPLDFMTITIAAIVVGIGVDDCIHYVIRYQHELAIDHDKRAALTRAHHTIGSAMSYTSWTVVLGFAVLALSKFTPSVVFGLLTASAMVLALTGALILLPRLLLLLPLSQLLPAGKQG, translated from the coding sequence ATGATCGATGACGCTTTCGCGGTTCATACTGCGCCCAAGTTCTTCACTCGATGGATGTCCTTGCGGCTTCTAATCATCAGCTTATTTGTCGGACTGTTAGGTGCTGCGATTTGGCAAATTCCCAATGCTCGACTTGATGCATCTTCTGATTCACTAACATTAGAAACTGATCCCGGCTTAGCGCTATATCGATCGGTATCAACTCGATATCGCTCCGGTGACTTCTTTGTTTTAGCATTCAGAGCGCATGACGGCGATGCGTTATCAAACGCCTCCTTGAATACCTTAGAGGCGCTGCAGGAAGACTTAGCGCAGATCGATGGGGTTGAATCGGTCATGTCAGTGCTTAATGTGCCTTTACTTCAAAGCCCACCAGTAGGTTTGGAAAGTTTGAGTTCGGATGCGCGAACACTGCTTAACGCCGAGGTAGATATTGAGATGGCGCGGGCTGAATTCCATGAGAGTCCCGTCTACCGAGATACTTTGCTTAGCGAAGACAACGCGACGACCGCGCTACTCATTTCGCTACCCGTTGATACCGATTACTACGCGCTGGTGGATCAACGTAATGAGTTACTTGGAGAGCCGGAATCAGCTAACGCTGATGGCGCGCTCGAAATTGCGCAGGCACAACTTCTGGCCTATCGCTCGCAACAGCAGGATATTACCAAAGAACGCTTAGCTCAGCTGCGAAGCGTGGTGGCGAAATACGAGCGCAATGCTGATATCTTTATTGGTGGCGTACCAATGATTGCTTCAGATATGCTCGATTTTATTCGTCGAGATATTCAGGTGTTTGGCTTAGCCAGTTTGGCCTTAATGATTGCTGCGCTTGCCTTGTTTTTCCGCAACTGGCGCTGGGTAGCCATACCGTTGACCATGAGTGCGAGTGTAGTCATTTTGATGTCGGGATGGTTGGCAACTATCGATTGGCGGCTCTCGGTCATTTCTTCGAACTTCGCTTCGCTACTTCTAATTATTTCGCTGGCCATCGGTATCCACCTGTCAGTTCGTTTTCGCGAGCTTCGTGCGCTTTCTGATGCGCCCTTAAATGACGTACTTTGGTCATCATTACAGAGTATGTGGAAACCGTGTTTCTACTCGGTTCTTACCACTTTAGTTGCGTTCTTATCGTTGGTTGTGAGCGGCATTCGCCCCGTTATCGACTTTGGTCAGATCATGGCAATGGGGATTACGCTCTCGTTGATACTCACTTTCGCACTATTTCCATTATTAGTTGCTTTGACGAGACCTACGGCAGAGGCCGAGAGAACTTCCCTAACATCGAAGGTTTTAGCTTCCTGGGGGCAGCTATCACTAAATCGTGGTAAACAAATTTTTGCGGTGTCGCTGCTGTTGTTAGTAGGCGCTTCCTACGGTGTCACTCAAGTGAAAGTAGAGAATCGATTTATTGACTACTTTGCTAAAGATACTGAAATCTATCAGGGTATGGCGCTCATCGATCGTGAACTCGGTGGCACCACGCCGCTAGAAATAGTAGTAAGCGCTCCCGACCTGAGTGAAAGTGAAAACCTGGGTTCGGCTGAGAGCTTCGATGGTTTTGACGACGGTTTTGGTAGCGATCCGCAAGCTGAAACAGCTTCAAGCTCCGAAAAAGGATTCGCGGGTGGTTTCGATGATGAATTCGGTGGCGGTTTCGATGATGAATTCGGTGGCGGTTTTGATGATGAATTCGGTGGCGGTTCTGATGATGAATTCGGTGGCGGTTTTGATGATGAATTCGGTGGCGGTTTTGATGATGAATTCGGTGGCGATGCGACGACGGCCTCCTGGTGGTTCTCGACGTCCGGAGTCAACGAGCTGAGAAAACTTCATGAATACATCGATGGTCTTGAGGCGTCTGGCAAGGTAATGAGCCTGGTTACGACTATTGATGTCGCCGAAGGGCTCAATAAGGGGCCGCTTGACGATTTTACCCTAGCCTTTTTACAAACGGTCATGCCCGAGGATATCGCCGCTCAAGTGGTTCGCCCGTATTGGCACGAGGCCACCGATGAGGCTCGCATTGAAGTGCGGGTAGTGGATTCAACACCGGGGCTTTCTAGACAGGCTTATGTGGAAGATATTGTCGCGTTCGCTAATCAGAAGGCTGGCTTAGCTGGGCGCGTAGAAGCGACAGGCATGCTGGTGCTTTATAACAATATGGTGCAGAGTCTGTTTAGCTCGCAAATCGAAACCCTTGGAGCTGTTTTTGTGGGGATTTTCCTCATGTTCTGGTTGCTGTTTAGGCGTTTAGGGTTGGCACTGGTTGCAATCATTCCTAATTTATTAGCGGCAGTGTGCATTGTTGGCTTCATGGGCGTAGCCGGCTTGCCATTAGATTTCATGACGATCACCATTGCCGCCATTGTGGTGGGGATTGGTGTAGATGATTGTATTCACTATGTGATTCGCTATCAGCATGAGCTAGCAATTGATCATGATAAGCGCGCTGCACTAACGAGGGCTCACCACACTATTGGCTCAGCCATGAGTTATACGTCCTGGACAGTCGTACTCGGCTTCGCTGTCTTAGCGCTTTCTAAATTCACTCCTTCAGTGGTATTCGGTTTGCTAACGGCCTCAGCCATGGTCTTGGCACTTACCGGAGCGCTAATTCTACTGCCACGACTACTACTGCTATTGCCGCTGTCACAGCTATTACCAGCTGGGAAACAAGGCTAG
- a CDS encoding YkgJ family cysteine cluster protein, whose amino-acid sequence MECRLGCGACCIAPSINTAIPGMPHGKPANVRCVNLTDDNLCVLFETPDRPELCAQFEATRENCGNSSAEAIKILTDLEDATR is encoded by the coding sequence GTGGAATGTCGATTGGGGTGTGGAGCCTGTTGCATCGCACCCTCAATCAACACGGCGATCCCTGGGATGCCACATGGCAAACCCGCGAATGTTCGATGTGTTAATCTCACCGACGATAATCTGTGTGTACTCTTTGAGACGCCTGATAGACCGGAACTGTGCGCCCAATTTGAAGCAACGCGAGAAAACTGCGGCAATAGTTCGGCTGAGGCCATTAAGATTCTCACGGATCTAGAGGACGCAACTCGATAG
- a CDS encoding flavin prenyltransferase UbiX, whose protein sequence is MTKRISLALTGGSGAQYGLRLLEALTAAGCHVYLMVSDAACVVINTETDTQLPEDHDGRAKVFAADHVNLPGSFELLTKTDWFSAPASGSNAPDGMVICPASGGTLSAVSVGASNNLIERAADVMIKERKPLILVPRETPLSTIHLRNMLQLSEVGAIVLPASPGFYNKPASINDLIDFVVARILDQLKVDQSLQPKWGK, encoded by the coding sequence GTGACGAAAAGAATATCTTTAGCCCTAACGGGAGGCAGTGGCGCTCAATATGGCTTACGCCTACTGGAGGCACTCACAGCGGCTGGCTGTCACGTCTACCTAATGGTTTCGGATGCCGCCTGTGTAGTGATTAATACAGAAACGGATACCCAACTACCAGAAGATCATGACGGCCGTGCCAAAGTCTTTGCTGCTGACCATGTTAATCTACCTGGTAGCTTTGAACTCTTGACGAAAACAGATTGGTTTTCCGCACCGGCATCAGGGTCGAATGCGCCCGATGGGATGGTGATTTGCCCCGCTTCTGGAGGTACCCTTTCGGCAGTGTCCGTCGGGGCTTCCAATAATCTAATTGAGCGGGCTGCAGATGTGATGATCAAGGAGCGTAAGCCGCTTATATTAGTTCCTCGCGAGACACCACTTTCCACGATACATCTGCGAAATATGCTGCAGTTAAGTGAAGTTGGCGCAATTGTTTTGCCTGCCAGTCCAGGGTTCTACAATAAGCCTGCATCCATTAATGATTTAATTGATTTCGTTGTAGCTCGAATTCTCGACCAGTTGAAGGTTGATCAATCTTTGCAGCCAAAGTGGGGAAAATAG